The following coding sequences are from one Campylobacter sp. RM16187 window:
- the accA gene encoding acetyl-CoA carboxylase carboxyl transferase subunit alpha, translating to MASYLDFEKSIKQIDDDIANAKIRGDEHAVEILNKNLEKETAKIYKNLNEYQRLSLARHPDRPYAIDYVRGMMTDYYEIHGDRAFRDDHAIVCYIGYIGSKKVVVIGEQKGRGTKNKLKRNFGMPHPEGYRKALRVAKLAEKFGLPILFLIDTPGAYPGIAAEERGQSEAIARNLFEFANLKTPMIAVVIGEGGSGGALAIGVADKLAMMRNSVFSVISPEGCAAILWNDPSKQEQATKAMKITADDLKSLNLIDDVIEEPINGAHRDKESAVKALATYFTDELAKLEDQSMEQILSARMNKILSVGAFQEGK from the coding sequence ATGGCTAGTTATTTAGATTTTGAAAAGAGTATTAAGCAGATAGATGATGATATAGCGAATGCTAAAATTCGCGGTGATGAGCATGCTGTTGAAATTTTAAATAAAAATCTAGAAAAAGAGACTGCTAAAATTTACAAAAATTTAAACGAGTATCAAAGGCTAAGCCTTGCTCGTCATCCTGATCGCCCGTATGCGATAGACTATGTGCGCGGGATGATGACTGATTATTACGAAATTCACGGTGATAGGGCATTTCGCGATGATCATGCTATAGTTTGCTATATAGGCTATATCGGCTCAAAAAAAGTAGTCGTTATAGGCGAGCAAAAGGGTCGCGGCACCAAAAACAAGCTAAAAAGAAATTTTGGTATGCCTCATCCTGAAGGGTATAGAAAAGCTCTTCGTGTGGCAAAGCTTGCCGAGAAATTTGGCTTGCCGATACTATTTTTGATAGACACTCCGGGTGCGTATCCTGGAATTGCGGCAGAAGAGCGCGGACAGAGCGAAGCTATAGCTAGAAACCTCTTTGAATTTGCAAATTTAAAAACTCCTATGATAGCCGTTGTGATCGGCGAAGGTGGAAGTGGCGGAGCGCTTGCGATAGGAGTGGCTGATAAGCTTGCTATGATGAGAAACTCGGTATTTTCTGTTATATCTCCTGAGGGTTGTGCCGCTATACTTTGGAATGATCCAAGCAAGCAAGAGCAAGCTACTAAGGCTATGAAGATAACTGCCGATGATCTAAAGAGCCTAAATTTGATAGATGACGTTATCGAAGAGCCTATAAACGGCGCTCATAGAGATAAAGAAAGTGCCGTAAAAGCACTTGCGACATATTTTACAGATGAGCTTGCTAAGCTTGAAGATCAAAGTATGGAGCAAATTTTAAGCGCTAGAATGAATAAAATTTTATCTGTCGGAGCTTTCCAAGAGGGCAAGTAA
- a CDS encoding beta-ketoacyl-ACP synthase II, with translation MRRVVVTGIGMINALGLDKESSFKAICEGKSGVKKITSFDVSEYPVQIAAEITDFDPLTVMDGKEVKKVDRFIQLGIKAAREAMQDANFGEFDASEFGISSAAGIGGLPNIEKNSNILLEKGPKKISPFFIPSALVNMLGGIISIEHGLRGPNISSVTACAASTHAICEAAKTIMIGEAEKMLVVGAESTICGVGVGGFAAMKALSTRNDEPEKASRPFDADRDGFVMGEGSGALVLEEFESAKARGAKIYAEIVGFGESGDAYHITAPTLEGPLNAMKKALKMAGDVKIDYINAHGTSTPTNDRNETAALKELFGSNCPPVSSTKGQTGHCLGAAGAIEAVISIMALRDGIIPPTINHTTKDPECDLDYVPNVARKAELKAIMSNSFGFGGTNGSVVFKKMD, from the coding sequence TTGAGAAGAGTTGTAGTCACCGGAATCGGTATGATAAATGCTCTTGGACTCGATAAAGAGAGCTCTTTTAAAGCTATCTGCGAGGGCAAGAGCGGAGTAAAGAAGATAACGTCTTTTGATGTTTCTGAATATCCTGTTCAAATCGCCGCTGAAATTACCGACTTTGATCCTCTAACCGTAATGGACGGAAAAGAGGTTAAGAAAGTCGATAGGTTTATACAACTTGGTATCAAAGCAGCTCGCGAAGCTATGCAGGACGCAAATTTCGGCGAATTTGACGCTAGCGAATTTGGCATAAGCTCGGCTGCCGGTATCGGCGGACTGCCAAATATCGAGAAAAACTCAAATATACTGCTCGAAAAAGGTCCTAAAAAAATATCTCCGTTTTTTATCCCTTCTGCGCTAGTAAATATGCTTGGCGGTATAATCTCTATCGAGCATGGACTTAGAGGACCAAACATTTCAAGCGTTACTGCTTGTGCGGCTTCTACGCATGCGATATGTGAAGCTGCTAAGACGATAATGATAGGCGAAGCCGAAAAAATGCTTGTCGTAGGTGCAGAATCAACAATATGTGGTGTCGGTGTAGGCGGATTTGCCGCCATGAAGGCACTTTCAACCAGAAACGATGAGCCTGAGAAAGCTTCTCGTCCGTTTGACGCTGATCGTGATGGCTTTGTCATGGGTGAAGGAAGCGGTGCTTTGGTACTTGAGGAATTTGAAAGCGCCAAGGCAAGAGGAGCTAAAATTTATGCCGAGATAGTAGGCTTTGGCGAGAGTGGAGATGCTTATCATATCACAGCTCCGACTCTTGAAGGACCGCTAAACGCTATGAAAAAAGCTCTTAAAATGGCAGGAGATGTTAAGATCGACTACATCAACGCTCACGGAACTTCAACTCCAACGAACGATAGAAATGAAACAGCAGCGTTAAAAGAGCTATTTGGCAGCAACTGCCCGCCTGTGAGCTCTACAAAGGGTCAAACCGGACACTGCTTAGGAGCCGCAGGAGCCATAGAAGCGGTAATCTCTATCATGGCTTTGCGTGATGGAATCATACCTCCAACTATAAATCACACAACAAAAGATCCTGAGTGCGACTTGGACTATGTGCCAAATGTCGCTAGAAAAGCCGAGCTTAAAGCTATCATGAGTAACTCGTTTGGCTTTGGCGGAACTAACGGTTCGGTAGTATTTAAAAAAATGGATTAA
- the acpP gene encoding acyl carrier protein, translating into MAVFDDVRDVVVEQLSVSPEAVKPDSKIIEDLGADSLDVVELVMALEEKFEVEIPDSEAEKLISINDVVTYIEKLNK; encoded by the coding sequence ATGGCAGTTTTTGATGATGTTAGAGATGTTGTTGTTGAGCAACTTAGCGTAAGCCCTGAGGCTGTTAAGCCTGATTCAAAGATTATCGAAGATCTAGGCGCTGATTCACTTGACGTTGTTGAGCTTGTTATGGCTTTAGAAGAGAAATTTGAAGTTGAAATTCCAGACAGTGAAGCTGAAAAACTAATTAGCATAAATGACGTTGTAACTTACATAGAGAAGCTAAATAAATAA